TGCGTTGGCGATGCGGCTCACCTTCTTCGGAAGAATAAAAACTTGATTTCTTACCCATGCTCTCCTCCTCCTCTATATAATTATCTGGATAGCTTGGTTATGTTAATTTAGGATTAGGTGTCCACTAATTGGACAAGATAGAAAATTCAAAGGTTTTTTCAAAGCAGAAAAATAATGGATTGCACGGCAACCTCGAGAATGGGCATTTGCTAGAAAGCGAATGAGGGGCCACTAAGATATTTCTAGCCGAGCAAAAATGGCCTTCGGATTGTACCAATTCTATCTTGGGATTAAGGGTGAAGAGCCGGCAGAGGTCGGGCTCGGAACCTTAACATTCTTTTCAAAATTGGCACAAAGGCAACAAGAAAAGTGTCCTGTATGTGGTTTGCCGAAAAGCCGTTATGCTTTTTACCAAATCACGCGGGCGATTTGAACAAAAGGTGCTGCTGATTTGAGTAAAAGACATTTTTTTCTTTTACTACCAATAACGGAATTCTTATTGATTCTCGTTTATTATTTTCTAATTTAGCCTTGAACCCCCAAGGAAATGCAAATGAATTTGAAACAAGATTCTGTCCTCGAACAAGAAATCGTTTTAATCCACATCGAAGAGCAGCCCGCTTTTTACGCCCGGGTTGAGAAAATCACCGCTGATGTCAAACCGCAATGGTGGCGGGTTAAATTTCTGATGTTGACGATTCCCCTGAATGTTGCCACCTGGATTCTCGACGACGAACAAATACGCGGCGCTGATTTTACCATGGGCGGCACACCCATTCGAATCGAGAAAGTAGAGGTCCCCGAAGAAATTGAGCCACGAGATGAAAAAGAAGAATTTGTAAAATTCAAAGACACGGAAACCAAACAGGCACGCGTTCTGTCCCTGAATAAAAAGAAAAAGCCATAATCTATTTCTTACCTTTTTATTAACTTGACTTTTTTCTCAAAAATATTTATATAAGTGTCGAAATTTCAATAGTTCAAATAATTAATTCAATGGATTGAACATCTCCCGCTCTTCAACTTTTCATTACTTTCAAATCACTTAAATGCCTCAACTATTTCATCCGAGCACAAATACGTTTGCCAAAGTGAGCATTTTTGGTGCGGGTTTTCTAATAGCGGCTGTCCTTTGGATATTTTTGTCCATTGAACGCTCGCCTTATGTGACCCAGGCTCAGGCTATGAACACGGAGCTGGAGGCGCAGCAACTCAACGACGGCGCCGGCATCCGAATTCTTACCGAGACGGTCACATCGCCGACTTTGGCCCACCAAATATCGAATTTCTTCTCTGAATTTCCTTTAGTGAAATGGCATCAGTTTGAACCGGTTAATCGCGATAACACCAAAAAAGGCGCTCGGCTAGCTTTCGGCCGGTTTGTCGATACTCACTATGATTTTTCAAAAGCCGATGTCATTCTTTCGCTCGATGCAGATTTTCTGTATCAAATGCCCGGGAATTTACGCTACGCCCGACAGTTTACCGGCAGGCGAAAAGTCGAGCACGGTCATACGGACATGAACCGGCTTTATGCTGTCGAGAGCACGCCTTCATTAGCCGGAGCGATGGCCGACCATCGATTGGCGCTGAGCCCAAGTCAAATTTCAGTCTTCGCCCAGGCCGTCGCTAAAGAATTGGACGTGCCGCGCCAATTCGGTTAAACCTGCAGAGTTATGATCCGCAATCCTTAATCAGCGCTTCTCCTGATGTTGGCGCCTGGATTCGAGCGCTTGCCAGCGACCTGAAAAAGCACCGGGCTGAAAAAGAAAAAAACATCTACGGAATAATGGCCGAGTTTGACAGTGCGGACGAACTGCTTGCTGCGACCGAGAAAACCTTTGCAGATGGATACCGCAAAATGGACGCGTATTCTCCCTATCCGGTTCATGGGCTTGCCGAAGCCATGGGATTTAAGAATTCGAAGCTGCCGATGCTCGTGCTCATTGGAGCAATCGTCGGGGGGATTTTGGGATTTTCAATGCAGTACTACGCATCTGTAGAGAGTTATCCTTTAAATATTGGCGGCAGGCCGTTAAATAGCTGGCCGTCTTTTATTCCGATTACTTTTGAGTTATCGATTTTGGTAGCCGCATTTTCAGCGGTGCTGGGAATGTTCGCTTTGAATGGACTGCCGATGCCGTATCATCCGGTGTTTAATGTGCCGCGTTTTGCTTTGGCATCCCGGGATCAATTCTTTTTGTGTATAGAAAGCATAGACCCGAAGTT
The genomic region above belongs to candidate division KSB1 bacterium and contains:
- a CDS encoding DUF3341 domain-containing protein, whose product is MAEFDSADELLAATEKTFADGYRKMDAYSPYPVHGLAEAMGFKNSKLPMLVLIGAIVGGILGFSMQYYASVESYPLNIGGRPLNSWPSFIPITFELSILVAAFSAVLGMFALNGLPMPYHPVFNVPRFALASRDQFFLCIESIDPKFDRKETKKFLESLKARIVVEVDP